TGGCTTTTAGTGGTTTTTCTGTCTTTATATATCTAATTATTCCACTTTCTCCTTTAGGCATGATATCAATTATTTCTACGCCTTGAGCTTCAGTCTTAAGTACGTTAGGATATACATATGACATTTTAGGTTCTTCTTCTAAATATATAGAGAACTCTCCTCCTTCTTCATCCAAGAGTCTAGTAAATAGTGAGGGAGAATCAAATCGTGGTAATGGTAGCCAAACAATATTTCCTTTATCTATCAGTGCAGACGTTTTGTTATTTGATATAAACCCTAATTGTTTCATGAATTATAATATTAGCTCCAACGTTTAAGATTTGTTATTACTAAGACTATCTTATATTAAATTCATAATATTGTACAAGAATGTAATTTCCATGAAACTGCCAAAAGAAATGAAAGAGAAAATGAGCAAATATAATGTTAATTGGGATCAGCTAATTAAAGATTTCATATCAAAGAAAATTGAAGAGTTAGAAAGAGAATCTCATGCCGAAAAAGCTAAAGAAATTTTAAGTTCAATAGAGCTATCCACTAATGGATTCGCCTTAAAGGAGGTGAAGAGAAATAGAGAAAGTAATTGATGCAAGTGTAATTTCTGCGGTTATAATGAAAAGTGAAAATTGGGAGAAAATTATCGAATACATTCCTAATGGAACAACTCTAGATATTGCATATTTAGAAGTTTTAAACGTTATATACTCTGCAAGAAGAAAAAGAGTTATAGATAAAGAAAAGAGTAAAGTTCTGTTTGACGCTCTAAATGAGTTGATGAAGTCAATGAAAATTTATGATTCATCTAATTATCTTAAAGACGCTTTCATACTATCAAATGAATACAATATATCAATATATGATGCTTTATATTTAGCTTTAGCTTTATCATACAATGCTGAATTAATAACCTTATCGGATAGGCAAGCTAAAGTAGCTAGCAAACTTGGGATTACTTATAGAAAAGAACTAATGAATCTTTTAACTGGTCATTAATAATAAGGTAAGGCTTTACATTATTTTTTCCTATAGCAATTCCTTTTATTTTCTCTATTAAGTCTTTGTTTCCGACTATACAAATTTCATTCTTGTCCCTCGACACAAAATTAATGAATTTCTCTGGATCGACCACTATATTTAATGGAATAATTAAGTATTTTTCAAATCCTAATTTTTTTACAAGCTCAATAGAAGATTTATCAAGTATAACATCAATTTCGATTGAGCATCACCTCTATAAAAATATGTAAAATTATTTTTAAATGTTTCGTTAAACGTTGTTAATATAACTAATACGAGAAAAAGATGGAGTTGGAACTTTTTGACAGTTTTTTACCTCTATATTTCACAAATATAGCATAGACAAATAAAGTTGTAAGACATAGTAACGTAAATGTAATTTGTGAATTTCTTCAAGGTAAGTTAATGTAGACGTGTAAGGAAAAGAATATATATATTAAATCCTAAATATAAGTGTGCAAATTAATAAAAGTTTGCTAAAGAGAGACGTTGAAAGAATTGAAATTAGAGACTTAATTAAAGATAAAAAAATTAATGACATTGATGGAGATTGGATAAGAATAACTGACTATTTTTCGTTTAATAAAGATACAATATTGTTATTAGCTAGTGAATACAAGAAGAAGTATGGCTCTCTTGCCCCTACGATATCTTTAGCTTTACTTATTTATGGATTAGGATTAGATAAACGAGAAGAGTACATGAACGATGAAAGTGACTGGGAATATGTAAAAAATGCAATTGGTAAATTTCCTTTTGAAGAGTATTATGATTATGAAAATAGAATGTATGATATTCATATTAAAACTTTGAAAACACTACACAAATATGAATTCTTAAAATATAGTAGAAACGATTTTGTGCATTTACAAACGTGGATATTGGCAACATATTTGGCAATGTTAGAAGAGAATCATTGCACTATTACTCCAGTAAGGGAAAACAGAGTTCTTGTTTCATTAAGTATAAAAGGAAACAAAAAAGATATAGAAAATGTTGAGGAACAAATAAGGAAAAGATACGGCGTTTTATTTGATTTGAACGTCGGTTGGTTCACATATTCTTAAATATTTTTAAGAATAATAATATTTGGCGCTGGGATGCTGAATGGTGATTGACGACCACCGGCACTGATGTGTGATGCCAATGCAAAAAATAAAAAATAAGAAGCTTTTTTATTCTTCTATTGCAAATATAATTCTAATTCTTATTTTTAGTTTAAATTTTAAGAACTCTCTTTTTGGCTTAATATCAGTTCCTTTTACGATTCTTTCCTCGATAGATAAAAAGTATGTTAAAATAGCTTTAGTTACGTCTTTTTTATCAAGTGTTTTAGAATTTCCAACTCCTTTTTATCCTCTATCCATACTTTTATCAATAGTTACACTTACTAACCTATTTGCAGGAGTTTTGATTATAGGAATAACTGATATCTCAGTCCTCCTAGTATTTTTAGCTTATAAGATAACTAATACACCACTAAATGATTATCTTTTACTACCACTTTCAGCAACCTCAGCTTTTTTAGGATTTTTATGTATTAGGGCATTAAAAGGGCTTGATTATGATATTATTACATTTAACATACATGGTTTACCTAACGGTGAAACTTGGTATCTAACATTTAATAGTAAAACTTTTCAAGTTAAAGAAAATCATGTAGAAGTAATAGCTGATAAAGGGACTTGGATAATTTGCCCAATACAAAAAGCAAATATGTATTTCATTCCTGATAACCATGTCGGAGAAGCTAAAGGTGGGGATATAATAAATGTCAAGTTTTCAACTACTTATACTATTGATTTAAGAAAGTACCCAGAATGCACTATATTATTTGTAGGCAAAAACATCCCTACTGATTTTTTAATTAAGATTAATGGGAAAAAGTACAAAGGAAAAGAGATAATTGTTCTTCCAGAAACTCAGAGCGTAAACTGGATTGCTGAAGATTTAATTATCGGAGACCTTCTTTTTGAACCAAAAGTAAAATCCGGAATAGCATTAAGGGGACAATATGTTGAAATTGAATATGAACCAAAACTGCTAAGAAAAAGTCTTGATGTATTTAATTGGGATCCTAAAAGTTGGATTAACGAGAAAATTTACGGTTATAGAGTTCTCGAAGTTGTTGGAGAAGGGGGAGGTAGTTATGTATTAAAAGGAGAAAAAGAAGGGAAATATTACGCTATAAAAGTACTTAAAATAGAACCTTCTAAATCACAAACTAAAGCTATAAGTGATTTTATTGATTTATTTAAAGAATCAAATAATTTAATTGAGCTAAGCAATAATGAAGGTTTAGTAAAACTTTATGGTATATTTATTGATATAAACCAGATTGGTAGTATTATGAGAGGGGATAGTGAAACTTACTTAAAATATCCACCATCCATTGTGATGGAATTTATGGAAGGAGGTACTTTAAAAGATTTAATGAAATTTTATAAAACTGATAGAGAATGGTATGAATTAGTTAAGATAATTTTAACTAGAATTTCATTAGCCTTAAGACACATTCATAATTCTGGTTATGTTCATTTAGATATTAAACCTCAGAATGTTTTCTTCTCTGAAAAATTACCAGACAATCTTAGCAATATATTATCTATATTATTCTTAAAACCACAGATAATAAAATTAGGAGATTTAGGTTCATCCTCTAAAATCGGAGGAAAAATAACGCAAATAACACCAGAGTATAGCTCACCAAAACAACTAGAGAATGCCATCCTTGGTTTAGGAGCCACAATAGATATGGACATATTTTCTTTAGGAATGATTGGATATTACTTATTAACTGGAAAAACAAGTCCCATATCTACCTTATTAGATGAAGCGTTAAATCTTTATAATAATAATAACATTAGAAACTCACTCCTAAAAGTGGACGAGGCAAAGAAATTTTTATCTACATGGAATATTGATTTTCCTCCTAATGCACCTCAGAGTCTGAAACAATTAATTGAAGATTGCATTAAGGGAAAAATTAATAATTCCGATGAATTTTTCAATAGACTTAATTTGATTGTAATTTAACAATTAGCTTATAAATTAGTTAAATATTAATCTTTACTTATCCTCTTAATTTATTGATGATAAGGAAAAAATTGATTTTAGGGATATTCCTAGCAATAATAATAATAGTAAGTAGTTTATTCATAGTAAGAGGTCAATTTTTCGATGATACTCCAACTGTTCAAATCTTCACATACACTAGTTATAATGGAACATATTTTCCTTATACGATAAAAGTTGTCTATTATCCTGGGAATATGAGCATTAATATAAATATGAGTTTCCCTTCTGTTTGGCCAGTAACGAATTCACAACAAGATCATAATGCTGTAGTCCAAACAACTTGTAAAGCAATTTTAGAGGGAGTTAATTGGGATCTTCCAGCTTCCCAAATTGCTGGCGGAGTTTCAATTCCATTATCAACTCCTATAAATCAATTACCTGGAGCTAACGTTATGGGAGCTAAAAAAGCCCTAGTAATGTTAACTCAAATGGTCGGACAGCCCTTAGGAGTAACATTAGCTGACAATTTGTTATTTGTTGAAATGGATAGCCTTCCGGGTAGTATTTTTGCTATCAACCCAGTTACTGGAAAAATAGTCTGGTATGCTACTGGATTAGCAAGTTATGCGATGAATAATCCAATAGTTTACAATGGAATAGTTTACGTAACAGTAGGAGATGTAGGTTTTAATTTCGCTAATTTCGTTCATTACGAGAAAGGACAATATGACCAAATAGTAAGAGGAATGGGGTATGGAGCAATTTATGCCTTCAATGCTACTGACGGTAGACTAATTTGGATGAGATTTACTATGGGAGA
The nucleotide sequence above comes from Sulfurisphaera javensis. Encoded proteins:
- a CDS encoding VapB-type antitoxin, which encodes MKLPKEMKEKMSKYNVNWDQLIKDFISKKIEELERESHAEKAKEILSSIELSTNGFALKEVKRNRESN
- a CDS encoding type II toxin-antitoxin system VapC family toxin, whose protein sequence is MKSENWEKIIEYIPNGTTLDIAYLEVLNVIYSARRKRVIDKEKSKVLFDALNELMKSMKIYDSSNYLKDAFILSNEYNISIYDALYLALALSYNAELITLSDRQAKVASKLGITYRKELMNLLTGH
- a CDS encoding protein kinase; translation: MQKIKNKKLFYSSIANIILILIFSLNFKNSLFGLISVPFTILSSIDKKYVKIALVTSFLSSVLEFPTPFYPLSILLSIVTLTNLFAGVLIIGITDISVLLVFLAYKITNTPLNDYLLLPLSATSAFLGFLCIRALKGLDYDIITFNIHGLPNGETWYLTFNSKTFQVKENHVEVIADKGTWIICPIQKANMYFIPDNHVGEAKGGDIINVKFSTTYTIDLRKYPECTILFVGKNIPTDFLIKINGKKYKGKEIIVLPETQSVNWIAEDLIIGDLLFEPKVKSGIALRGQYVEIEYEPKLLRKSLDVFNWDPKSWINEKIYGYRVLEVVGEGGGSYVLKGEKEGKYYAIKVLKIEPSKSQTKAISDFIDLFKESNNLIELSNNEGLVKLYGIFIDINQIGSIMRGDSETYLKYPPSIVMEFMEGGTLKDLMKFYKTDREWYELVKIILTRISLALRHIHNSGYVHLDIKPQNVFFSEKLPDNLSNILSILFLKPQIIKLGDLGSSSKIGGKITQITPEYSSPKQLENAILGLGATIDMDIFSLGMIGYYLLTGKTSPISTLLDEALNLYNNNNIRNSLLKVDEAKKFLSTWNIDFPPNAPQSLKQLIEDCIKGKINNSDEFFNRLNLIVI